The proteins below are encoded in one region of Bifidobacterium dentium JCM 1195 = DSM 20436:
- a CDS encoding LacI family DNA-binding transcriptional regulator, whose protein sequence is MARRATLKDVARAAGVSVTTVSLVLNGRPARVSKEKRELIAKAAKELHYVPNQSARSLVTKQSKLVALIVPDIENLFFAALSKCVEDECAAQGYSLIVANSDDSRATEHDLMVRLASRGVDGMMLIPARESCAAEDELRADVEQVACPVVLIDRLVQNGWCDAVGFDNYVGGRLAARYLLEGGHRHIGIVTGDVAESSALDRKRGFVDAIEQAGERFDPALCVAGDYRFDSGYHAADRIIDGGATAVFCCNDVMALGFRQRLAERGLQATQDMQVIGYDNILKRFGLGLHMTTVEQSVTDLAEACWRMLSVRIDATIGRTGAKDGNDSDSVSAEDGGERPWLRHPRVQLLTPKLVQAACA, encoded by the coding sequence ATGGCACGGCGTGCAACGCTGAAAGACGTGGCGCGGGCGGCGGGAGTGTCGGTGACCACCGTGTCGCTGGTGCTTAACGGACGTCCGGCACGCGTGTCGAAGGAGAAGCGCGAGCTTATCGCCAAGGCGGCCAAAGAACTGCATTACGTGCCTAACCAGAGCGCGCGCAGCCTGGTGACCAAACAGTCGAAACTCGTGGCGCTGATTGTGCCCGACATCGAAAACCTGTTTTTCGCCGCACTGTCGAAATGCGTGGAAGATGAGTGCGCCGCACAAGGCTATTCGTTGATTGTGGCCAATTCCGACGATTCGCGTGCCACCGAACATGATCTGATGGTCCGACTCGCCTCCCGAGGTGTCGATGGCATGATGCTGATTCCCGCGCGCGAGTCCTGCGCCGCCGAAGATGAGCTGCGAGCCGACGTGGAGCAGGTGGCCTGTCCGGTGGTGCTCATCGACCGCCTCGTACAGAACGGCTGGTGCGATGCCGTCGGATTCGACAACTATGTGGGCGGCCGTCTCGCCGCACGGTATCTGTTGGAAGGCGGGCACCGTCATATCGGCATCGTGACGGGCGATGTCGCGGAATCGAGCGCGCTTGACCGCAAACGTGGTTTCGTGGATGCCATCGAACAGGCGGGGGAGCGTTTCGATCCCGCACTGTGCGTTGCGGGTGACTACCGTTTCGACAGCGGATATCATGCTGCCGATCGAATTATCGACGGCGGTGCCACGGCGGTGTTCTGCTGCAACGATGTGATGGCCTTGGGATTCCGCCAGCGCCTTGCCGAGCGTGGACTGCAGGCGACGCAGGACATGCAGGTGATCGGCTACGACAATATCCTCAAGAGATTCGGCCTTGGCCTGCACATGACCACCGTCGAGCAAAGCGTCACCGATCTGGCGGAAGCCTGTTGGCGGATGCTCTCCGTCCGCATCGACGCCACGATTGGACGCACCGGCGCAAAAGACGGGAATGATTCCGACTCCGTGAGTGCTGAAGACGGAGGCGAACGCCCTTGGCTGCGTCATCCGCGAGTCCAGCTGCTCACTCCGAAACTGGTTCAGGCCGCCTGCGCCTAG